The sequence below is a genomic window from Candidatus Thermoplasmatota archaeon.
GCGGACACGCCGATCGTCGACCCCTTCGACGTGGGCACGCCCGGGGCGACCGTTCCTTCGGCTTGTGACGCCGTGGAGCCGGCTTGCGCGCACGATTGGCGGGTCCTCGACGAGCGCGAGCTTGCGCGCGTGAACCCCACCGACCCAGTGGTCGTTGCCGGCTCGGAGCTCTCCTCCCGTGCGGGCCCCGCCGCGGCCAACGTCGATGCGCGCCTCGAGGAGCGCGACACCGTGCCGCCGGTTCGGGTGGGGCCTCTCACGCTTCTGCCCGATGGGCTGGGAGTGCCCGCCGGGCCGCACGTCGATGCGAGCGTCCAGGCGCGCGTTCACGGATCGGTTGCAGGTCGAGCCGTCGACGTGCCGATCGCGGCGTCCGTCTGACCCGGGAGGCCCGGTCGGCGCGTCAAGCTTGCCGCCCGAGGGCCGCCAGCAGGCGCGAGCCCTCCTCCGTGACCCGCAACGCGCCAAAGCGTCGGTCGATCCACCCGCGCGCCTCCAGGCGCCGCACCCGCTCGGAGACGGTCGAGGGCGCAAGGGCCAGTCGCGCGGCGGCGTCCCGCTGGCAAAGGCCCGGCAAGGCGGCCACGGCCTCGAGGAAGCGAACGTTGGCTTCGCCGCTTTCCGCGGCAAGGATCCGGCGGGCCTCGCTCGGCCCCACGAGCCCGTCGTTCACGAGGTAATACGTCGAGCGGCCTTCGGACCGCGCGCGCAGGAAGCCGTGCTGGGAGAGCACGCGCAGATGGTGGCGCACCGTGCTGCGGTCCATGGCAAGCGCGCGCGCCACGTCGGTCGCCGTGCACGCCGGGTTCAAGCGGACGTGCGCGAGGATCGCCTCGCGCGAAGCCTGTTCGAGAAGCTCGGGTCGCCGGAGGCGATGGTAGAGGGCCGCAAGAGCCGCCAGCGAGGCCAGCGCGGCCGCCGCCGCGCCCGAAAGGAGCGGGAAGCGATCCTCCGTCGCGGGCAGCCGGCCGTGGGCGCCCGAGGTCGCCAGGCGCTCGACGGAGGAAGCCGCTGCAGACGGCGCGCCCAGGCTCGACGCGGCGTCGGTGGCAACGGGGGTCGCCGTTTGCGCGGCAGCGACGAAGGAGCCCGCGGGATTCGAGTGCGATGCAAGGAGAAGCGCTGGAGACGAAGGCGCGCTGGCGGGCAACCGGGAGCTTTCCGGCGCGTGCAGCAAGGAATCCGCGTCGGCGGACCCGCGGAAGGTCGGGAGGCCTTCGGCGGCGCGATCGAGAACGCGCGCGGCTTCGCCGGCCGGAGACAGGTTGGCGCGCGGCGTCTCGGCCTCGACGCGGCCCGCGGGGACGTGCACGGCGTCGAGGCGCGCCGCCAACGGGCGAGCAGCGGAAGCCGTTTCACGAACGAGCGCGTCCACGAGGCCAAACGCGGAGGCCAGAAGCGGCAGCGTCCCTTGCGCGAACGCCTCGTACAGCTGCTGCTGGAGCACGTCCCGCGCGTAGGCGTCCGGGCTCCACTCGCCGTACGGGCCGTCCATGGTGACGCGGTTCTGGTGTCCTGAGGTCTTGTCCTGGTTTGCAACGCCAAGAACGATCCAGCCGGCGATGGGAACGTACCACGACGCGGTCCTGGAGGCGTCCGAGGCGACGGCGGCGGCCTTTGCGGCGGAATCGTGCGCGAAGCTCCCAGGCGCCGGCTCG
It includes:
- a CDS encoding MarR family transcriptional regulator, yielding MGKGRSMSLAAWVCVAAVLCGPAGALSVHYEVSGGAAAVRAVEGEDEVALSLARPRPAADEPAPPDAPSLAHEWERREPAPGSFAHDSAAKAAAVASDASRTASWYVPIAGWIVLGVANQDKTSGHQNRVTMDGPYGEWSPDAYARDVLQQQLYEAFAQGTLPLLASAFGLVDALVRETASAARPLAARLDAVHVPAGRVEAETPRANLSPAGEAARVLDRAAEGLPTFRGSADADSLLHAPESSRLPASAPSSPALLLASHSNPAGSFVAAAQTATPVATDAASSLGAPSAAASSVERLATSGAHGRLPATEDRFPLLSGAAAAALASLAALAALYHRLRRPELLEQASREAILAHVRLNPACTATDVARALAMDRSTVRHHLRVLSQHGFLRARSEGRSTYYLVNDGLVGPSEARRILAAESGEANVRFLEAVAALPGLCQRDAAARLALAPSTVSERVRRLEARGWIDRRFGALRVTEEGSRLLAALGRQA